The Hymenobacter sp. DG01 sequence ATCGGCCTTTAGATAGTATATTAGCTGCCATTCCTGCCGTGCTTATTTCTTTGATCTGTGACTTCAATTTCCCTGCGGATGTATGCCTCCTGGCCCGACGCGGCGTTGCTCGATGCGATGCGCACGGATGAGGAAGGCGCGTTCGGGGAATTGTACAAGCGCTATTGCTACCGCCTGTTCACGGTGGCTTATCAAAAGCTCAAAAGCCGTGAGGTAGCCGAGGAACTGGTGCAGGACCTGTTCGCTGACCTGTGGAGCCGCCGCGCTACCCACCAGGTTCAGCAGGTGGAATATTACCTGTTTGCGGCCTTGCGCTACCGCATCATTAACTATATCAAGGCTCAGAAAGTCAGGAGCGGCTACGAGCTGTACTGCCGCCTTGCCCCCACGGAGGCCAGCACCGAAACGGAAGAAACCCTGGCTGCGCAGGACTTAAGTGCGGCGCTGCTGGCCGGCGTGCGGAATCTGCCCGAAAAGTCACGCGAAATCTTTCAGCTCAGCCGGCTGGAGCATTACTCCGTGCCGGAAATATCGGTGCGGGTAAACCTGTCGGAGAAATCGGTGGAGTATCACCTGACCAAATCCTTGAAGCTGCTACGGAGCTACCTGCGCGATTTTCTGGTGGCGGCCCTGCCGCTGTTACTGCTACAGCTATATAAGTAGCGCCCGCCTGCGGTGTGGTGTAGATGGCGGGGTAGGGAATATTTTTTATAAAAAGTTTGCGGTGGGTTTAGGGCTGCGGGCCGGTTGGCTGACTTGTTAGATAGAAGCCTCCCTAACTTTTGCCTCCCGTGACGGAATCCGAGTTCCATCTGCTACTTCAGCGCTACCTCGACGGGCAGTGCACACCCGCTGAGCAAGCGGTGGTGGAACAGTGGTATAACCGTTTGGAAGAAGCGGAGGGGGTAGCCCTACCCACCCAAAACCAGGAAGCTGTGGAAGATGCCATCTGGCAGCGGCTCCCGCACCCGCTGGTGGCTCCCGCGCCCGTTGCGCCCCAGGTACGGCAGCACCCGGCATCTCAGCCGAGCTGGGTGTGGTGGGCGGCGGCCATGCTGGTGTTTGCCTTGGGCCTTGGCGCACTATTCACTTACGTGCACGGGCCTTTGGGGTCGCTGGTAGGGGTAGCACAGGAAAACTGGACGCGCCACCGCAACGCTACCCGCCACGAGCAGGAGCTGCAGCTGCCCGATGGTACCCGCGTGACGTTGCATCCTGGTAGTCAGCTGCGGTACGCTACCTCCCTGGCAGGGCCCAAGCGGGAAGTGTACCTGGAAGGGGAAGCCTTCTTCAAGGTCAGTAAGAATCCGGCCCGGCCTTTCCTGGTTTTCTCCAAGCAAGTGGTTACCACGGTGCTGGGTACCAGCTTCCGGGTGAAAGATTACGCTGATGGGGTGAAGGCCTCAGTAGCGGTAAGTGAAGGCAAAGTGTCGGTGCAGGCCCGCGAGAAAGCGGAGCTGGATGCTACCCCTGCCAAGCCCGCCGAAGCCGGCGTAATACTGCTACCCAACCAGCAGGTCGTGTATTCGGCTGCCACGCGCCAGCTGCGCAAAAAGCTGGTGGAAAAGCCCGTGGTATTGTCGGCGCAGACGCTGGAGTTTGATGCACGCCCGGTGCCGGAGGTACTCACGGCGCTGGAAAAGGCCTATGGAGTTACAATCGTGTATGATGAGCAGAAGCTGGCGGGCTGTACCGTAAGCATTGCTTTCTACGATGAGCCCCTACTGGAAAAGATAGGTCTGCTGTGCCAGTCGTTGGGGGCCTCCTATAGCTTATCCGATGCTCAGATTATCATTCACAGTTCCGGCTGCCAAGCGCGCCCCATTGAATAGAGTTACCTGGCGCGCTGATTAGCCGCCGTCCGTTCCCTACCCCAGCCTTGGGCTGAAACACACCTCCTGTGCAAGTTACTGCATTGCAGCTTGTTACGACGTTTTCCAAAACGTCGCCCGCTACTGTTTTCTCTTTAGTTCCCACCACATAGTGAAAATCAGTCATGAAAAACCTCGTCCACATCCCACCCCCTTTTTCGAACCCCGGCCAAAGCACTGATTTTGCAAGGCGTACTGGGCTGCCTGCTGACCAGCATGGCTACCGCCCGGCCCGTTTTCGTGCAAACGGTACTGGACCGCAAAATTACCCTGCAGGTAGAAGGTCAGACCATTAAAGAAGCTCTTAACCGCATTGCCAAGCAGGCCGACGTGCGGTTTGTGTACAGCCAGCAGCTGATTAAATCGGACCGCCGCGTGACCGTGCGCGCTACCGATGAGCCCCTGGCCACGGTACTCGACGAAGTGCTGGCTCCGCTGAAGCTGGAGTATGAAGTAAACAATGGCCGCGTGGTGTTACGGATTCCTGCGAAACCCACCTCCGCAAACGCTTCCAACACAAACGATTTCGTAGTAGCGGACGTCACCATTTCGGGGCGGGTAGTAGATGCCAAAGGAGCGGGGTTGCCGGGCGTAACGGTGGTAGTAAAAGGTACTACCATTGGCGCCAGCACGGGCTCCGACGGCGAGTTTACTTTGCAGGCTCCCGAAAACAGCGTGCTGATATTCAGCTTCGTGGGGTTCACGCGCCGCGAGGTGCCCGTAACCGGTGCTACCACCAATCTGTCGGTGACGCTGGTTGAGGATTCGCAGGCGCTAAGTGAGGTAGTGGTTATCGGCTACGGCACGGCCCGTAAAAGCGACCTGACGGGTGCCGTAGCTTCCGTAAGCGGCACCCAACTCACCCAGGTAGCCACCTCCGACCCCGTGCAGTCGTTGCAAGGCCGCGTGTCGGGCGTGGAAGTAACCTCGAACAGCGGGCAGCCGGGCTCCGGCACGCGCATCCGGGTGCGCGGCGTGGGCACTATCAACAACAGCGCCCCGCTGTACGTGGTGGACGGCATCCAGACCAGCGACATCGGCTTTTTGCTGCCCGCCGATATCGAGTCGACGGAGATTCTGAAGGATGCTTCGGCCACGGCCATCTATGGCTCGCGCGGCGCGAACGGGGTAGTGCTCATCACCACCAAACACGGCAAGGCCGGCGCTACGCAGTTCAACCTGTCGGGCTATACGGGCTTTCAGCAGATTCGGCGCACGCTGCCCCCTTACCACCGCCGCGCAGTACGCCACGCTTGTAACGGAGGCCTTCAACAATGCCAATAAGCCTCTACCCGACTATGCGCCGCAGCTGCAGGAGGCCATTGCTACCAACGCCAAAGGCGTTGACTACCAGGACTTAGTTACGCAGCGGGGCCTGATTACCAACTACAGCTTGTCGGCCTCCGGCGGCACCGAGCAGAACCGCTTCCTGGTAAGTGGCAGCTACTTCCAGCAAGATGGTATCATCAAGAACTCGGGCTTCAAGAAGTACGTGCTGCGGGTGAACGACGACATCGTGCTTACCAAGCGTATTAAGGCGGGTGTGGCAGCCACCTTTACCCACAACGACCAGACCGGCTCTGGCGACGGCCAGGGCGGCTCGCAGCCTTACCTGGTGCTGCAATACGCCCTGCAAACCAACCCGGTGCTCAACCCGTTCGGCCCCAACGGCACCTATAACGAGGACGTTATCACGCGCAATGCCCTGAACGTGCCGCGCTACCTCGACGAGCAGAAATACAATAAGGTTCAGAACAACAACCTGTTCAGCAGCAACTACCTTGATATTTCGCTGTTCAAGAACCTGTCGTTCCGCTCTACGTTTGGCATCAACTACTTCAACAACCACCCCAAACTATACCAGCCGCAGTACTACATCGGGCCGGTAGACCAGCGGGCTCAGAGCGCGCTCATCGAAACGCGCACGGAAAACGTTTCGTGGGTGTGGTCGAACTATGCCAACTACAACAAAACTTTCGCCGACAACAGCTCCTTTTCGGCTACGCTAGGCCAGGAGGCACAGCGCGGCTATGGCAACGGTATTTCCATCACGGCCTACAACGTGCCGGCTGCTACCTCGCTGCAATACGCTTCGGCCTCGCGTAGCACTGGCAACGTAGTGCGCAGCTCCCAGTACGACGGGGGCCTGATATCTTACTTTGGCCGGGCCAACTACAACTTCCGCGACAAATACCTCATCACGGGTACTCTGCGCTTCGACCAGACCTCGAAGTTCCTCGGGCCAGTGCGCACGGGCACGTTCCCGTCGGTGGGGGCCGCCTGGAATATCTCCAACGAAAACTTCCTGAAGAGCGCCAGCTACCTGTCGGTGCTGAAGCTGCGGGCCAGCTACGGCCAGGTGGGCAACCAGAACGCGGCCCCCAACTATGGCTATGCCTCGGTGGCGGCCAACAACCAAACCTACTCCTTCAACGGCGTGGCGGCTCCGGGCCTAGCCATCAGCCAGATCAACAACCCGGACCTGAAGTGGGAAACGGCCGTCACTACCGACGTGGGTATTGATGCCGAGCTGTTTAACAGCAAACTGAGCTTGACGGCCGACTACTACGAGCGGCGCACCCGCGACATGATTGCCCTGCTTCCGGTGCCCGATTACGTAGGTCAAGCACCCGCCAGCGCCAACGTGGGCGCTCTGCGCAACCGTGGCCTAGAGTTGGCCCTTAACTACCGCAACGCGGTGGGCAAGCTCCAGTACAACGTAGGCCTCAACTTCACCAAAATCAACAACGAAGTAACCAGCCTGGGCGGCGGCAACCCCATCTCCAGCGGCAACGTGCTGACGCAGATCGGTAACACCACCCGCACCGGCGTGGGCCGCGAAATAGCCTACTTCTACGGTTTGAAGGCCGATGGCGTGTTTCACAATCAGGGCGAGATTGACGCGTATAAAAACGCTGCCGGAGCCCTGGTGCAACCGGGCGCGCGGCCCGGCGACGTACGGTACCAGGACACCAACGGCGACGGCACAATTACGGCGGCCGACAATACCTACCTCGGCAGCGCTACCCCCGATTTCAGCTACGGCGCCTCTGTTAACCTGAACTACTCGGGCTTTGACTTCAAGATTCTGCTGTACGGGGTGCAGGGGGCCGAAGCCCTGAACGGCGCGGCCTTCAACCTGAACAAGTCGGCTGACTTTGTGGGCGTGTGGAGCAACTTCTACGCCAGCCGCATGGACCGCTGGACGCCCAGCAACCCCAACAGCAACCAGCCCCGCGTCACCTCCGACGATACCAACGGCAACGACCGCCTCAGCAGCCGCTACGTGGAAGACGCCAGCTACCTGCGCGCCCGCAACATGGAGCTGGGCTATACGCTGCCCCAGGCTTTCCTGAGCAAGATTCAGGTGAAGGGTGCCCGGGTGTTTGCTTCGGTTGATAACGTGTTTACCATCACCAAGTACACCGGCTACGACCCCGAAATTTCAACGGCGGCCTTCTACAACAACCCCCTGGCCTACGGCGTCGACTACGGCAACTATCCGCAGGCGCGCACCTATCGCCTGGGCTTCAATGTGCAGTTCTAATTAGCTTTTCCTACCCCCGCATATGAAATTCACCCGCGTTGCTTTGCTCGGCCTGCTCCTGACTACGGTCCTGGCTCCGGGCTGCCAGAGCTTTCTGGATAAGGAACCCCTGGGTACTACCACTCAGGATAATCTTTTCAAAGATCCCACCAACGCCGTACAAGCCATCAATGCCGTGTACGATGTGGCTGCCTGGGACCAGGGCCCCAAATGGGGCGACCCCAGTGGCGAATACGTGCCCCAGACCTACGAATGGATGTTTGGGGACTTAATGACCGATGATTCTGAAAAGGGTGGCAGCTCACCCAGCGACTTCCTTCCCCTGATTGAGCTCAAATCCTGGAATATTCCGCCCTCTAACGGGCCCGTCACCACGCTGTGGGTGCACAGCTTTACGGGTATTGCCCGCGCCAACACAGTCATCAACAACGTTGATGCGGGTACTATTGATGCAGCCCTAAAGGCACGTTTGAAGGGTGAAGCGCTCTTCCTGCGGGCGTATTTCTATTTCAACCTGGTGAAGGGCTTCGGGGGTGTGCCGCTGTTTGAGAAAACGCCTACCCCTACGGAAGCGCCCAACGTAACCCGCGCCACCATCGCCCAGACGTATGCATTCATTGAGAAGGATTTGAAGGAAGCCGCCACGCTGCTGCCGGAGAAAAGCGCCTACCCCGCCGCCGACCTGGGCCGCGCGACCAAAGGGGCGGCCATCGGCTACCTGGCCCGCGCCATTATGTACCAGCTGGGCACCGTAAATGGCAACAACCACACCTGGCAGGAGGTGTACGACCTGACGAGCACCATCATCAACTCAGGCCAGTACAGCCTGTTGGCCAACTACGCGGCCATTCACCAGGATATCGGCGAGAACAGCAGTGAGTCGTTGTTTGAAATTCAGTTCGGCTCCTCTAACGACACGTATGGTCCTATCTCGATAGGTACCACCAACAACATCTTCCAGAACAACCGCCGCACGTTTGGCTACGGTTTCAATAACCCCACCCAGAACTTGGTGGACGAGTTTGAGTCTAACGACCCGCGCCTCGAAGTCACGGTTATCAAGAACAACGACATCGTGCTGGGCGTCCTCAACCCCGTAGACCTCACGCAAAACGCTACGGGCTATTTTAACCGCAAGGCGGCCATTCTCGCCCCCAATGCTCCGGAATCGGGACCCCAGAACATTCGGAAGCTGCGCTATGCCGACATTCTGCTGATGAAGGCCGAAGCCGCTGCTCAACTCAACCGGTCGGCCGAAGCCGTGACTTTGGTTAATCAGGTACGGCAGCGGGCGCGCATGTCTACCCGGCCGCCCGGCACCCGGTTGGGTACCCTCTCCTACGATCCGGCCAACACCCCGGCCGGCACCCTGCCCGACCTGTCTCCTGGCCTTTCGGGGCAGGCGCTGCTGAATGCCATCTGGCACGAGCGTCGCGTGGAGTTTGGCGAGGAGTCGCTGCGCCTGTGGGACCTGATTCGGACGGGCCGCTACATGGCCACCCTGCTGCCCGATGTGCGCGGGCGGGCCATGTCGCACCTAGCTATGGAGTCTTCCGTAAACCCCTTCCCGCTGCTGCCCATCTCTCTGAACGACGCCCAAAGCTGGAAACTCCCCCAGAACCCCGGGTATTAAATTGCTTCTGTGCGGGCCCTGCGGTGGGTTTACTCATCGGATGGTGGTAGCACAGGTTAACGAAAAGGGTCGTTCCTGCGCAGGAACGACCCTTTTCGTTAACCTGTGTTAGTCGTGGCTACTAGCTATAATACCTGTGTACTCGTCGGAGTTGGTGTATATAGTGTTGCCGAATAGCTTCCAGTTGTGCAGTACGACTATCTGGTAGTGCAGCTGCTTTTCATCGGCGTTTACTGCTCCCGCTATTGGCTTCCATTCATGGCCTGCCAGCAGCCCGGAAACGGTAGCATACAGGCCGTATGCCTGGAAGGTAGAGTCCGTCCATTTGCCTTCTATGATAAGATTGAGCTTGTTATTCACGTTCATCGGAATAACCGCATGCGTACTCCAATTACCCAGCCCCTTGCGTGTAGGGTCAGGCGTGGCCAGGTTTTGAGCCTTCCCTGAAGCCTCGTCGCGGCCGCTTCTGAAAGCACTAAGGCTTAGCAGAAACAACAGGGCCAGGCCTACTCCTATTTCTCGTCGCAAGAGCTTGAAGACTCTTACCCACGCATACACAACCAGAACAAACAATAGAACATTCAGGGCGGTCCAGGCTAATGCTAACATATTGGTAAATAGTAAGTGAAACGCGCGGTAAGATGGGAAGAAGTAAGCCCTTCTCTCTATAGTTTTACATGAATAGCAATGAATTCTATTTCACAGGGTAGGGCAAGTCGCTCTAACTTCGTCGCACACGGTGCTGAATATGCTTGCAGAAAACCCTACCCCCTCCGGCACGGTTAATCCTGATAAATAGCGGAAACTAGTGCTCTGCAGTCTAATTGTATCAGAGTACCGGAAACAACAACGCCACCCCCGAAAATCAGAGGTGGCGGTTTGCATTAGAATTTGGTAGTACTTACACCGCCTGTGGTGCCAGGGCCCGCTGCACGGCCGGGGACACCACCTGCCCGAATAGCTCGGTGGAACGGAGCACTGCCTCGTGAGGCATGCCTTCTAGCATGAGCTGGCCAATGAAGCGGGTATTCTGGAACAGGCCGTGCAGGCGCACGAGCTTATCGGCTACCTGCTGGGGCGTGCCCACAAACAGCGGACCTTCCGGGCCGCAGAGGTAGTCGAACTGCTGACGCGACATCGGGCGCCAGCCCCGCTCCCGGCCAATGCGGTTCATGACCAGGGAGTAGGCCGGGAAAAACTCATCGGCCGCCTGTTTCGAGGTGTCGGCTATATGGAAATGACAGTTCAGGCAAAGCGGGAGGGTAGCGGGGTCGTGGCCGGCCTGTTGGGCCGAGCGACGGTAGAGGTCGGCGAAGGGTACGTACTGGTCCGGGGCGCCGCCCAGGATGGCAATGGTAAGCCCCAGGCCCAGGGAGCCGGCCCGCGCCGCGGAGGCCGGCGTGCCGCCCACGCCAATCCAAACAGGAATCCGGGGTTGTAAGGGACGCGGATATACGCCTTTGCCCGTAATGGCCGCCCGGTGCCGGCCCTGCCAGGTTACCACTTCCTGCTCATTGAGCTGCAGCAGCAGCCCCAGCTTCTCGGCGAACAGGGCATCGTAGTCATTCAGATCCTGCCCAAACAGCGGAAACGACTCAATAAACGACCCGCGGCCGGCAATAATTTCGGCCCGACCGTTGGAAATCAAATCGAGGGTAGCAAAATTCTGGAAGGTGCGCACCGGGTCGGTGGAGCTGAGCACCGTAACGGCGCTGGTGAGCCGTACCCGCTGGGTTACGGCCGCAATAGCCGCCAGCACCACTTCCGGCGCCGATACCACGTAGTCGGCGCGATGGTGTTCCCCGATGGATACCACATCGAGGCCGGCCTCATCGGCGCGGCGCCCCAGGGCTACCAGCTCCTGCAGGCGTCGGGCGGCTGCGGTGTCGCCGCCAGCTACGTGGGCGGGGGCTATTTCCCCGAAAGAGCTTATGCCGAGTTCCATAGGAAAGAGAAATCAGGTAGGTACATAGATTTATCAGCGTAAAGCCGCTACCCCGGGAAATGTTTTGCCTTGCGCCTGTATTCTGCTTTATGCCCCCGGAGCTTCAGCCAGAAACGTGGTACCAGTAAGCTCTTCGCTGCACTGCCAGAGCCGGCGGGCATTTTCGAGTGTATTGAAGCCCGATTTCACGGCTTCGGGCCGTTTCTTTACAAAATATCCGCCACTGATGTCGGCCACTTCCGGAGCCGTAGCCAAGTAAATGCTGGTCTGAGCGCCTTCCTCCGCCGACGTCATGAACGGAGCAGCCGCTTTGTAGAAGGCCCGCGTGAGCCACGTTGAGCCGCTCCCGAAACTGCTGGCCACCACGCCCGGGTGCAGGCTGTTGGTAGTCACGTTGCGGATGCCTTGCTGCCGCAGCCGTCGGGCCAGCTCCTGCGTGAACATAATGTTGTAGAGCTTGGAGTTGGCGTAGGCCCGCATGGGCGAATACTTGCCGGCTACTTCCAGCGTTTCAAAATCGGGCTTGGCAAACATGTAGGCCATAGAGGCCACGTTCACGATGCGGGCCGCCGGGCTCTGCCGCAGCTTCTCCAGCAGCAGGCTGGTGAGCAGAAACGGGCCCAGGTGGTTGGTCGCCAGCGTCAGCTCATGGCCTCCGTTCGATTCTTGCCTTTTATCTCCCAGCACCAGCCCGGCATTGTTCACCAGCACGTCGAGGTGACCGTAGCGCTGGCTGAACTCCTCGGCCGCCCGCCGCACCTGGGCCAGGTCCGACAGGTCGCAGAGCAGCACATCCACGCGGCGGCCGGGCCAGGCCAGCTGCTGAATTTCGTGGCGGGTGCGTGCGGCTTTGTCGGCGTTGCGGGCCAGCAGCACAACGTGGTAGCCCTGCTGGGCCAGGGCCCGGGCCGTAACGGTGCCGATGCCGGCCGTGGCCCCCGTTACCAGGGCCAGAAGAGACCGAGAAGTTGTCATGGGAAAGAAGAATGGTTGGCTGCCTATACGCAGGCCTCAGTGCGGAGTTAGAGCCAGTTACGCAATATCCGCTCCGCATTGGCGCACCCGCGGTGGGTAGGAGAGAGGTGCTTCGGCACCGTTTACTGTTCGGAGAAGACACACCGATTCCTGTGCCGCGCTAGCGCGTTACTTCCAGCCGAAGCGTTGCCGTGGCCCCGGTTGCAATGGTTAGCACGCGCAGAAAGTAGGTGCCGGCTGGCAGGTGCGTAACCGACAAGGCAAGTTGGGAGGCCAGGCAGGGGTAGGAACCCAGCATCGCTCCGGCCGCATTCCGCACCGGAATCATACGCTGATCAGCTGAGCCAGAATCCAGGGCGGGAGCCGATGAAAACGAATACACCAGGCCTGCTGCAGGCAAGCGCGGGCTACCCGCGCAAAACCCCCGATATTTGCCCGCGCTATGCCCCAGGTTCCGCTGTCCGTCGTCATCATCACCTTCAACGAAGAAGCCAACATTGCCCGCTGCCTCGAAGCCGCTCGTCCCATCGCCGATGAGCTGCTGGTAGTGGATAGCTTCTCTACGGATGGCACCGTGGAAATTTGCCAAAAGCTGGGCGCGCGGGTAATTCAGCATGCCTTTGCCGGCTACGTGGAGCAGAAAAACTACGCTACCCAACAGGCCCGTCACGACTACGTACTCCAACTCGATGCCGATGAAGTGCTGACTGAAGAGCTGCGCCAGAGCATTCAGGCGGCCCGGCAGAACTGGCAGGGGGCCGGCTACACCCTGGCCCGCCTCACCAACTACTGCGGCTCCTGGGTGCGCCACGGCGGCTGGTATCCCGACCGCAAGCTGCGCCTCTACGACCGGCGCCTGGGTCGGTGGGAAGGCCTGCTCCTGCACGAGCGGTACGAGCTGCAGCCTCATCAGCCGGCACCCCTGCCCCTGGCCGGCGACGCCCTACACTATTCTTACGATTCCGTGGAGCAGCACGTCAGTCAGCTCAACCGCTTCACCAGCATTGCCGCCCATGAGCTCTGGCTGCGGGGTAAGCGCCGCGTTTCCGTGTTTCATCTGCTCCTGAAGCCCTGGTGGAAATTCACGCACGGCTACTTTTTCCGGTTGGGTTTTCTCGATGGATTCGCGGGCCTGAGCATTGCCGTTATTTCGGCCTGGGGCGTGTTTTTGAAGTTCGCCAAGCTCAAAACCAAAGCCGCCGCATGAAAACCTTCCTGATTAGCCGCACCGATGCCATCGGCGACGTGGTGCTGACCTTGCCGGTGGCGGGCCGGTTGAAGCAGCTGTACCCCGGCTGCCGGGTAGTGCTTATTGGGCGCACCTACACTCAGGCTGTAGCCGAAGCCTGTCCGTGGGTTGATGCGTTTCTCAATATTGATGAGTTCCAGCAGCTGACTCCCGCCGGACAGGTAGCCGCCCTGCAGGCCCAGCAGGCCGATGTTATCCTGCACGTATTCCCGAACAAGCTGCTGGCCCGGGCCGCCCGTCAGGCCGGCATTCCGGTCCGCATTGGCACCCGCAACCGGTGGTTTCACTGGCTTACCTGCAACCGCCTGGTAGCCCTGAGCCGGAAAAACTCCCCGCTGCACGAGGCGCAATTGAATCTGCAGCTGCTCCAGCCGCTTACTCAAACCGCCGAGGTGCTACCCCTCACAACGGTGGCAACTCTCGTGCAGCTGGTCCCGGCGGTAGCGCTGCAGCCAGCCCTGCGCGAGCTGCTGGCGGCCCGTTCTCCCGCGCAGTGTAACGTTATTCTGCACCCGCGCAGCCGGGGCAGCGCCCGGGAGTGGGGTTTGGCTCACTTCGGTACGTTGGCTCGCCTGCTCCACCAGGCCGGGCACCGCGTGTTTATCACGGGCACGGCGGCGGAAGGGGAGGCGCTGCGCGACTGGCTGCGGGAGCACCAGCCCTTCATCGCCGCCGACCTTACTGGTACGCTCGCCCTCCCGGAGTTCATTGCCTTCATTGGGGCAGCCGATGGGCTGGTGGCCGGTAGCACGGGGCCCCTGCACCTGGCAGCGGCCCTGGGTCGTCAGGCTCTGGGCCTGTATCCGCCCATCCGGCCCATGCACCCGGGCCGCTGGGCTCCGCTGGGGCCCCACGCCGATTATCTGGTGTTCAACCGCCCCGATTGTGAGGATTGCCGCGCTCAGCCTGCGGCCTGCAGCTGCATCAAAGCCTTGGAGCCCGTGCAGGCATTAGCCCGTATTCAGCACTGGCAAGCCTTGTCGTCTGCTGCTTTCTAAGCTACTTGCCGGCCGAATGACCGTACCAACCACTTCTGCTACTACCCCCACGCCGGTATGGAAGGCTTGGTGGCGCACCGGCCGCCTGTCGCAATACCTGCTGCTGCTGGCCTGTGTGGCGGGGGTAGCCGGGTTACTCACGTCCCGGGCACTGGTAGCCCTCAGCCCGGTGGCAGGGGTGCTGGCCGCGCTAACCGCGCCGCAGCTGCGCCAGCAGCTGCCCCGCTACCTGCGCCTCCGGACCGTGTGGGCGCCGGCCGCGCTCTATGGGCTGCTGCTGCTCAGTAGTCTCTACACCCAGGAGTGGGCTACCTGGCGCC is a genomic window containing:
- a CDS encoding RNA polymerase sigma-70 factor — translated: MTSISLRMYASWPDAALLDAMRTDEEGAFGELYKRYCYRLFTVAYQKLKSREVAEELVQDLFADLWSRRATHQVQQVEYYLFAALRYRIINYIKAQKVRSGYELYCRLAPTEASTETEETLAAQDLSAALLAGVRNLPEKSREIFQLSRLEHYSVPEISVRVNLSEKSVEYHLTKSLKLLRSYLRDFLVAALPLLLLQLYK
- a CDS encoding FecR family protein, which translates into the protein MTESEFHLLLQRYLDGQCTPAEQAVVEQWYNRLEEAEGVALPTQNQEAVEDAIWQRLPHPLVAPAPVAPQVRQHPASQPSWVWWAAAMLVFALGLGALFTYVHGPLGSLVGVAQENWTRHRNATRHEQELQLPDGTRVTLHPGSQLRYATSLAGPKREVYLEGEAFFKVSKNPARPFLVFSKQVVTTVLGTSFRVKDYADGVKASVAVSEGKVSVQAREKAELDATPAKPAEAGVILLPNQQVVYSAATRQLRKKLVEKPVVLSAQTLEFDARPVPEVLTALEKAYGVTIVYDEQKLAGCTVSIAFYDEPLLEKIGLLCQSLGASYSLSDAQIIIHSSGCQARPIE
- a CDS encoding SusC/RagA family TonB-linked outer membrane protein → MQGVLGCLLTSMATARPVFVQTVLDRKITLQVEGQTIKEALNRIAKQADVRFVYSQQLIKSDRRVTVRATDEPLATVLDEVLAPLKLEYEVNNGRVVLRIPAKPTSANASNTNDFVVADVTISGRVVDAKGAGLPGVTVVVKGTTIGASTGSDGEFTLQAPENSVLIFSFVGFTRREVPVTGATTNLSVTLVEDSQALSEVVVIGYGTARKSDLTGAVASVSGTQLTQVATSDPVQSLQGRVSGVEVTSNSGQPGSGTRIRVRGVGTINNSAPLYVVDGIQTSDIGFLLPADIESTEILKDASATAIYGSRGANGVVLITTKHGKAGATQFNLSGYTGFQQIRRTLPPYHRRAVRHACNGGLQQCQ
- a CDS encoding SusC/RagA family TonB-linked outer membrane protein; translation: MRAFSRFGARCPLTTAAQYATLVTEAFNNANKPLPDYAPQLQEAIATNAKGVDYQDLVTQRGLITNYSLSASGGTEQNRFLVSGSYFQQDGIIKNSGFKKYVLRVNDDIVLTKRIKAGVAATFTHNDQTGSGDGQGGSQPYLVLQYALQTNPVLNPFGPNGTYNEDVITRNALNVPRYLDEQKYNKVQNNNLFSSNYLDISLFKNLSFRSTFGINYFNNHPKLYQPQYYIGPVDQRAQSALIETRTENVSWVWSNYANYNKTFADNSSFSATLGQEAQRGYGNGISITAYNVPAATSLQYASASRSTGNVVRSSQYDGGLISYFGRANYNFRDKYLITGTLRFDQTSKFLGPVRTGTFPSVGAAWNISNENFLKSASYLSVLKLRASYGQVGNQNAAPNYGYASVAANNQTYSFNGVAAPGLAISQINNPDLKWETAVTTDVGIDAELFNSKLSLTADYYERRTRDMIALLPVPDYVGQAPASANVGALRNRGLELALNYRNAVGKLQYNVGLNFTKINNEVTSLGGGNPISSGNVLTQIGNTTRTGVGREIAYFYGLKADGVFHNQGEIDAYKNAAGALVQPGARPGDVRYQDTNGDGTITAADNTYLGSATPDFSYGASVNLNYSGFDFKILLYGVQGAEALNGAAFNLNKSADFVGVWSNFYASRMDRWTPSNPNSNQPRVTSDDTNGNDRLSSRYVEDASYLRARNMELGYTLPQAFLSKIQVKGARVFASVDNVFTITKYTGYDPEISTAAFYNNPLAYGVDYGNYPQARTYRLGFNVQF
- a CDS encoding RagB/SusD family nutrient uptake outer membrane protein produces the protein MKFTRVALLGLLLTTVLAPGCQSFLDKEPLGTTTQDNLFKDPTNAVQAINAVYDVAAWDQGPKWGDPSGEYVPQTYEWMFGDLMTDDSEKGGSSPSDFLPLIELKSWNIPPSNGPVTTLWVHSFTGIARANTVINNVDAGTIDAALKARLKGEALFLRAYFYFNLVKGFGGVPLFEKTPTPTEAPNVTRATIAQTYAFIEKDLKEAATLLPEKSAYPAADLGRATKGAAIGYLARAIMYQLGTVNGNNHTWQEVYDLTSTIINSGQYSLLANYAAIHQDIGENSSESLFEIQFGSSNDTYGPISIGTTNNIFQNNRRTFGYGFNNPTQNLVDEFESNDPRLEVTVIKNNDIVLGVLNPVDLTQNATGYFNRKAAILAPNAPESGPQNIRKLRYADILLMKAEAAAQLNRSAEAVTLVNQVRQRARMSTRPPGTRLGTLSYDPANTPAGTLPDLSPGLSGQALLNAIWHERRVEFGEESLRLWDLIRTGRYMATLLPDVRGRAMSHLAMESSVNPFPLLPISLNDAQSWKLPQNPGY
- a CDS encoding LLM class flavin-dependent oxidoreductase, translated to MELGISSFGEIAPAHVAGGDTAAARRLQELVALGRRADEAGLDVVSIGEHHRADYVVSAPEVVLAAIAAVTQRVRLTSAVTVLSSTDPVRTFQNFATLDLISNGRAEIIAGRGSFIESFPLFGQDLNDYDALFAEKLGLLLQLNEQEVVTWQGRHRAAITGKGVYPRPLQPRIPVWIGVGGTPASAARAGSLGLGLTIAILGGAPDQYVPFADLYRRSAQQAGHDPATLPLCLNCHFHIADTSKQAADEFFPAYSLVMNRIGRERGWRPMSRQQFDYLCGPEGPLFVGTPQQVADKLVRLHGLFQNTRFIGQLMLEGMPHEAVLRSTELFGQVVSPAVQRALAPQAV
- a CDS encoding SDR family oxidoreductase; the protein is MTTSRSLLALVTGATAGIGTVTARALAQQGYHVVLLARNADKAARTRHEIQQLAWPGRRVDVLLCDLSDLAQVRRAAEEFSQRYGHLDVLVNNAGLVLGDKRQESNGGHELTLATNHLGPFLLTSLLLEKLRQSPAARIVNVASMAYMFAKPDFETLEVAGKYSPMRAYANSKLYNIMFTQELARRLRQQGIRNVTTNSLHPGVVASSFGSGSTWLTRAFYKAAAPFMTSAEEGAQTSIYLATAPEVADISGGYFVKKRPEAVKSGFNTLENARRLWQCSEELTGTTFLAEAPGA